A single region of the Streptococcus sanguinis genome encodes:
- a CDS encoding CCA tRNA nucleotidyltransferase, translated as MRLETLPSEFQEALPVLEKIKVAGFEAYFVGGSVRDALLQRPIHDVDIASSSYPEETKRIFDRTVDVGIEHGTVLVLENNREYEVTTFRTEDVYVDYRRPSKVSFVRSLEEDLKRRDFTINALALDENGQVIDLFQGLDDLKNRILRAVGTAAERFNEDALRIMRGVRFQAALDFDLEQDTFAAMKDCAPLLEKISVERIFIEFDKLLLAPFWRKGLEALLTSGAIEFLPDLKGSRAKLERLFDLVSDFRFSASEQAWAALLLALDVQNVKGFLKKWKTSREFANKVEDLVEIAVIRSERDLTKRDCYDYDIDLLLQAEELRQAQGLAVDFSAIQNIDTSLTIHNKQEMVVNGGMLMREFDFEPGPKLGQILKELEYAIVDGHLPNDLEAIYAYIKEKK; from the coding sequence ATGAGATTAGAAACTCTGCCTTCTGAATTTCAGGAGGCTTTGCCAGTATTAGAGAAGATAAAAGTGGCTGGTTTTGAAGCTTATTTTGTTGGCGGCTCTGTTCGAGATGCCCTTTTGCAGCGACCTATTCACGATGTGGATATCGCTAGCTCCAGCTATCCTGAGGAAACTAAGCGTATCTTTGACCGTACTGTTGATGTGGGGATTGAGCATGGAACCGTCTTGGTTCTGGAAAATAACCGTGAATACGAGGTGACGACTTTCCGGACCGAGGATGTCTATGTGGACTACCGCAGGCCAAGCAAGGTTTCTTTTGTGCGCTCTTTGGAGGAAGATCTCAAGCGACGTGATTTTACCATCAATGCTCTAGCTTTGGATGAAAACGGTCAAGTCATCGATCTTTTCCAAGGTTTGGATGATTTGAAAAATCGGATTTTGCGGGCAGTTGGGACTGCTGCAGAACGCTTTAATGAAGATGCTCTACGCATCATGCGGGGGGTTCGTTTTCAGGCCGCCTTGGATTTTGATCTGGAGCAAGATACTTTTGCGGCTATGAAGGATTGTGCCCCCTTGCTTGAAAAGATTTCGGTTGAACGAATTTTTATCGAGTTTGACAAGCTCTTGCTGGCTCCATTTTGGCGCAAGGGTTTAGAGGCACTCTTGACAAGCGGTGCCATAGAATTTTTGCCAGATTTGAAGGGAAGCAGAGCTAAGTTAGAAAGGCTCTTTGACTTGGTTTCAGATTTCCGATTTTCAGCGTCAGAGCAGGCTTGGGCAGCTCTTTTACTGGCCTTGGATGTGCAAAATGTCAAAGGTTTTCTGAAAAAATGGAAGACTTCTCGTGAATTTGCCAATAAAGTAGAAGATCTGGTTGAGATTGCGGTTATTCGCTCAGAACGAGACTTGACCAAGCGCGACTGCTATGACTATGATATTGACTTATTGCTACAAGCAGAAGAGCTTCGGCAGGCGCAAGGTTTGGCAGTGGATTTCTCTGCTATTCAGAATATTGACACCAGTCTGACTATTCATAACAAGCAGGAAATGGTGGTCAATGGTGGCATGCTGATGCGGGAGTTTGACTTTGAGCCAGGACCAAAACTGGGCCAAATTCTGAAAGAGTTGGAATACGCTATTGTAGATGGCCATTTGCCTAATGACTTAGAGGCTATTTACGCCTATATCAAGGAGAAAAAATGA
- a CDS encoding ABC-F family ATP-binding cassette domain-containing protein, translated as MSDFIVDKLTKSVGDKTVFRDISFIIHDLDRIGLIGVNGTGKTTLLDVLSGKSGFDGDVSPFSAKTGYKIAYLTQEPDFDEEQTVLDTVLSSDLREMQLIREYELLLTAYDESQQSRLEAVMAEMDSLHAWEIESQVKTVLSKLGLTNLSLKVGQLSGGLRRRVQLAQVLLGDADLLLLDEPTNHLDIDTIEWLTHFLKNSKKTVLFITHDRYFLDNISTRIFELDGGRLIEYQGNYQDYVRLKAEQDERDAALLHKKQQLYKQELSWMRRQPQARATKQQARINRFHDLKKDLVGQTTDSNLEMNFETSRIGKKVIEFQNVDFAYDQKPILSQFSLLIQNKDRIGIVGDNGVGKSTLLNLIVGKLRPQAGQLIIGETVRVAYFSQQIEGLDESKRVINYLQEVAEEVKIGSGTTSIAELLEQFLFPRSTHGTLIEKLSGGEKKRLYLLKLLLEKPNVLLLDEPTNDLDIATLTVLENFLQGFAGPVITVSHDRYFLDKVASKILAFEDGGIREIFGNYTDYLDEKAFLAESSAISQKSEKEKSAKVREEKKRMSYFEKQEWESIEADIEALEERISEIEAAMQENGSDFTRLSQLQQELDEQNEKLLEKYERYEYLSGLDG; from the coding sequence ATGAGCGATTTTATCGTTGACAAGCTAACCAAATCAGTAGGAGATAAGACTGTTTTTCGGGATATTTCCTTTATCATTCATGACCTAGACCGGATTGGTCTGATTGGTGTCAATGGAACTGGAAAGACAACGCTGCTGGATGTCTTGTCGGGCAAGTCGGGCTTTGACGGGGATGTCAGCCCTTTTTCTGCTAAGACAGGCTATAAGATTGCTTATCTGACTCAGGAGCCTGATTTTGATGAGGAGCAGACGGTGCTTGACACTGTTTTGTCTAGTGATTTACGGGAAATGCAGTTGATTCGAGAGTATGAGCTGCTCCTGACGGCTTATGATGAAAGTCAACAGTCTAGGCTAGAAGCGGTTATGGCCGAGATGGACTCGCTCCATGCTTGGGAAATCGAAAGCCAGGTCAAGACGGTCCTGTCCAAGCTTGGTCTGACAAATCTGTCGCTTAAGGTCGGTCAGTTATCAGGAGGTCTTCGTCGTCGAGTTCAGCTGGCCCAGGTTCTCTTAGGTGATGCAGATTTGCTCTTACTGGATGAGCCGACTAACCACCTAGACATTGATACCATTGAATGGCTGACGCATTTCTTGAAAAATTCAAAGAAGACCGTCCTTTTCATCACCCACGACCGCTATTTCTTGGATAATATTTCAACTCGGATTTTTGAGCTGGATGGCGGTCGCTTGATTGAATACCAAGGAAATTATCAAGACTATGTCCGTCTCAAGGCGGAGCAAGATGAGCGGGATGCGGCCTTGCTTCATAAGAAACAGCAGCTGTACAAGCAGGAGCTATCCTGGATGCGGCGGCAGCCTCAGGCTCGGGCAACCAAGCAACAGGCTCGTATCAATCGTTTCCATGACCTCAAGAAGGATTTGGTCGGTCAGACGACTGACAGTAATCTGGAAATGAACTTTGAAACCAGTCGTATCGGTAAGAAAGTCATTGAGTTTCAAAATGTAGACTTTGCTTATGATCAGAAGCCTATTCTCTCTCAGTTCAGTCTTTTGATTCAGAACAAGGACCGTATTGGGATTGTCGGAGATAACGGTGTCGGCAAGTCAACCTTGCTCAATCTGATTGTCGGTAAACTTCGGCCTCAGGCTGGTCAGCTCATTATCGGAGAGACAGTCCGAGTCGCCTATTTCTCTCAGCAGATCGAAGGCTTGGATGAGTCTAAGCGGGTCATCAATTACCTGCAAGAAGTGGCCGAGGAGGTCAAGATAGGCAGCGGGACGACTTCCATTGCAGAACTCTTGGAGCAGTTTCTTTTTCCTCGTTCTACTCATGGGACTTTAATCGAAAAGCTTTCTGGCGGAGAGAAAAAGCGACTTTATCTGCTCAAGCTTCTTTTGGAAAAGCCGAATGTCTTGCTTCTTGACGAGCCGACCAATGATTTGGATATTGCGACTCTGACAGTCTTGGAGAATTTTCTGCAAGGCTTTGCAGGTCCAGTCATTACAGTCAGCCACGACCGTTATTTCCTAGACAAGGTAGCCAGCAAGATTTTGGCTTTTGAAGATGGGGGTATTAGAGAAATTTTCGGTAATTACACGGATTACTTGGATGAAAAAGCCTTTCTAGCAGAAAGCTCTGCTATTTCTCAAAAGTCGGAAAAGGAAAAATCGGCCAAAGTGCGCGAGGAGAAAAAGCGTATGAGCTACTTTGAAAAGCAGGAGTGGGAGTCCATTGAGGCCGATATCGAGGCGCTTGAGGAGCGGATTTCTGAGATTGAAGCGGCTATGCAGGAGAATGGATCTGACTTTACTCGCCTGTCTCAACTTCAGCAAGAACTGGATGAGCAGAACGAGAAACTGCTGGAAAAATACGAGCGCTATGAATACCTGAGTGGTTTAGATGGATGA